In the genome of Planctomyces sp. SH-PL62, the window GCCGCCGCGCGTCCGCGAGGTCCGGCAGATACGCCCCGTTGCCGAACTTCACGTCGAGCACCAGGCCGTCGATCCCCTCGGCCAGCTTCTTCGACATGATCGACGCCGCGATCAGCGGGACCGACTCGACGGTGGACGTAGCGTCCCGGAGGGCGTACAGGAACTTGTCCGCTGGGGCGATCTCGGCGGTCTGTCCGATCAGGACCAGGCCGGTCTCGCGGAGGATCTCGCGATAGCGGTCCAAGGTCGCGTCGACCCGGAAGCCGGGGATCGACTCCAGCTTGTCGAGCGTCCCTCCGGCGTGCCCGAGGCCGCGGCCCGAGACCATCGGCACGAGCACCCCGGCCGCGGCGGCGATCGGCGCCAGGACCAGCGAGGTCTTGTCGCCGACGCCCCCGGTGCTGTGCTTGTCCACCTTCGCGCCGGCGATCGAGGACAGGTCGACCACCAGGCCCGACCGCATCATCGCGTCGGCGAGCGCGACGGTCTCCGAGCGGTCCATCCCCCGCAGGACGATCGCCATCAGCAGCGCCGACCACTGGTAATCGGCCACGTCGCCGCGGGCGATCCCGTCGACCATCCAGTCGATCTCGGCGGCCGAGAGTTCCTCGCCGTCCCGCTTCTTCCGGATGACGTCCACCGCGCGGACCATGGGGGGCCTCCTCTCGGGGGTCGGATCAGGCTCGGGGCGCTTCGTCGTGATCCGCGATCGTGGCGAACTGGCGGTCGCCGGCGTCGCCGAGGCCGGGGTAGATGAAACCGATTTCCGTGAGCCGTTCGTCGACCGCCCCGACGTGGATCGGGACCTCGGGCATGGCCTCGGTCATCCGGGCGATCCCCTCGGGCGCGGCGATGAGCGAGATCAGCTTGAGCCGGGGCACGCCCGCCGCCCTGAGGATCTCGCAGGCCCGGACCGCCGAGCCGCCGGTGGCGAGCATCGGGTCGACGACGAATCCGACCGTCAGCCGGGGCCGCTTGGGAAACTTGTTGTAATACTCGGTCGGGCGCAGGGTCGCCTCGTCGCGGAAGAGCCCGATGTGCCAGACCTCCGCCTCGGGGAGCAAGTCCAGCATCCCCTCGGCCATCCCCAGCCCGGCCCTGAGCACCGGGAAGATCCCGACGACGTCGGCGAGGACGAACGCCCGCGCCGTGGCGAGCGGGGTCGTGACCTCGACCTCGCGAAGCGGCAGGTCGGCGGTCGCCTCCTGGGCGAGCAAATGCGACAGCGACCGCACGAGGACCCGGAACTCGGCCGGCCTGGTGCGGGCGTCGCGCAGGGCCGCGAGCTTCTGATGCACGATCGGATGAGACGACGGATAGACTGACGGCACGCGTGGCCCTCCTCTTCCCGAGGATCGATGCCCCGCAGGGCGGTATTCCCGACGAATCGGGCGCGGGACGGGCCGCGCGACGTCCTTCGACGAGGAAACCCCCGGCGCGGCCGGACGGCTGCGAAGCTCACGAGGGGAGTCGCGATCCTCAACATTCTGTCCTATTCGGCGCGCCGAGGCCAGGGTCATGAGCCCCCTCGCCGATCGAAGCACGGCCGCGATGCTGGAGTCCGGCCGAGTCCCCGATTAGAATCCTCCCCACGACCGACGTTCCCCCTTCGCCGGCCTGACCCCTTGCGCTACTCGGAGCCTCGCCTGATGAATCGACGAGACGTGATCCGCGGCATCGCCCTGGCCGGGGCCGCCCTCGGCGCGGGCGAGGCCGCCGCCGCCGACCAGCCGGCCGACCGAGGGACCTCGATCGAACGCGACGGCCTACGGTTCTGGCTGGAGACCTCGCTCCGGCGCGTCTATCCGACCTCGCCGGCCGGCACCGCGGGCTCGCTCGACATGCTCGCGGCCCGAGGCGAGAAGCTGTCGTTCCAGGCCTGTTTCAAGAACGGCAAGACCAATTCGGCCATCGTCCGGTGCGAGGTCGTCGCTCCTCAGGATTGGGGGGTTCGCGTGCGCCGGGTGGGCTTCGTGCCGATGCAGCACCTGGATACGTACACGCCCAAGGACGAGTTGGAAGGGATCGGATTCATCCCGGGCCTCTGCCCCGATCCGCTCTTTCCCGAGACGACTGCGCACATCGGCCCGGAGGCGAACGGCGTCTTCTGGATCTCCTTGCGGACGCCCGAGGGGGCGGAGCCGGGCGTCCATGAGGTCCGCGTGCGGCTCACGCTGGAGAACGAGTACGGCTACACCGATTTCGTCCGCCCGGAGCCCTGGACCGTCGAGTTGCCCGTCCGGGTCGACGTCCGTCCGCTGGTCTTGCAGGCCCGCCGCGAGTTCCCGGTCACCAACTGGATATCGGCCGAC includes:
- the upp gene encoding uracil phosphoribosyltransferase; the encoded protein is MPSVYPSSHPIVHQKLAALRDARTRPAEFRVLVRSLSHLLAQEATADLPLREVEVTTPLATARAFVLADVVGIFPVLRAGLGMAEGMLDLLPEAEVWHIGLFRDEATLRPTEYYNKFPKRPRLTVGFVVDPMLATGGSAVRACEILRAAGVPRLKLISLIAAPEGIARMTEAMPEVPIHVGAVDERLTEIGFIYPGLGDAGDRQFATIADHDEAPRA